One part of the Chryseobacterium sp. 7 genome encodes these proteins:
- a CDS encoding ATP-binding protein: MKIRTRLTLLFTLITAMLLGIYSVSIYYSSKEAREKSFYSELQNEAIAKADLFFRSSLPEQEMHKLYKNNTRTLNEVQVAIYDVDKKLVYHDDAKVDYVKETPEMLSEIFQKKRIDFFLNDLQVIGMVYHFEGKTYAVTAAAYDQYGYDYLTHLLTISIISFFIILILIYLAGIFLSKKALSPVSEMVTQIKKITAGKLQLRLKTTKEKDELNELAQNFNGMLERLENSFDSQKHFVSNISHELRTPLAAIITELELASAKDKTKEEYKETIQYALEDARNMVTLSNSLMDLAKASYDPNEISFSEVRLDEVLLESYTKITKENPGYKVSLNIEDSVEEHQLIIQGNEYLLQVAFNNLIDNACKYSPEHTCLIDIKANSKILLIHFTNTGNVISEEDLKHIFEPFYRSETSKQEKGHGIGLFLTEKIILLHHAKINVESEHNKTVFTIVFVINKLIGQKLHSN; the protein is encoded by the coding sequence CTTTTTACTCTAATCACTGCAATGCTGCTGGGCATTTACAGTGTTTCGATCTATTATTCATCCAAGGAAGCCAGAGAGAAATCTTTTTACAGCGAACTTCAGAATGAAGCGATTGCCAAAGCTGATTTATTTTTCCGAAGTTCACTTCCCGAACAGGAAATGCATAAACTTTATAAAAACAATACCAGAACTCTTAATGAAGTTCAGGTTGCGATTTATGATGTAGATAAGAAGCTGGTGTACCACGATGATGCCAAAGTAGATTATGTAAAGGAAACTCCGGAAATGCTTTCTGAGATTTTTCAGAAGAAGAGAATTGATTTCTTTCTCAATGATCTTCAGGTAATCGGGATGGTATATCATTTCGAAGGAAAAACTTACGCGGTAACGGCTGCGGCATATGACCAATACGGATATGATTATCTGACTCACCTTCTTACCATCAGTATTATTTCATTTTTCATTATTCTGATTTTGATTTATCTGGCCGGAATATTTCTTTCCAAGAAAGCATTGAGCCCAGTCAGTGAAATGGTTACTCAGATTAAAAAAATTACAGCAGGAAAACTTCAGTTGCGCCTAAAAACAACAAAGGAAAAAGATGAACTAAATGAGCTTGCCCAAAATTTCAATGGAATGCTGGAAAGACTCGAAAATTCTTTTGATTCGCAAAAACATTTTGTTTCCAATATCTCCCACGAATTAAGAACTCCTCTGGCCGCCATTATTACTGAGCTGGAACTGGCTTCTGCAAAAGATAAAACCAAAGAAGAATACAAGGAAACCATCCAATATGCACTGGAAGATGCCCGAAATATGGTAACCCTTTCCAATAGTTTGATGGATCTTGCCAAAGCGAGCTATGATCCCAATGAGATCAGTTTTTCGGAAGTGCGTCTGGATGAAGTTCTTCTGGAATCTTATACTAAAATCACAAAAGAAAACCCAGGATATAAAGTTTCGCTAAACATAGAAGATTCAGTAGAAGAACATCAGCTTATTATTCAAGGCAATGAATACCTTCTTCAGGTTGCTTTTAATAATCTTATTGATAATGCCTGCAAATATTCACCGGAACATACCTGTTTGATAGATATAAAAGCTAATTCAAAAATTCTTTTAATACATTTTACGAATACAGGAAATGTTATCAGTGAAGAGGATCTAAAGCATATCTTCGAGCCATTTTACAGAAGCGAAACTTCAAAACAGGAAAAAGGTCACGGGATAGGATTATTTCTCACCGAAAAAATCATTCTGCTCCATCACGCAAAAATCAACGTTGAATCAGAACATAATAAAACTGTTTTTACAATAGTATTTGTGATAAATAAATTAATTGGTCAGAAACTTCATTCAAATTGA
- a CDS encoding Panacea domain-containing protein, whose product MYNCFDVAKQFLKLAKEDGEVLEPMKLLKLTYIAHGWYLGFYDKPLIKNSVQAWKYGPVIPELYHVTKRFGHGNVDIEIVDLYSENKLSNQDRTFLKTIWNAYKGFTGLQLSTKTHMDNTPWKEAYDPKVYHKVITNEIIKEHYKKLIDERR is encoded by the coding sequence ATGTATAACTGCTTTGATGTTGCAAAACAATTTCTAAAGTTAGCTAAAGAAGACGGAGAGGTCCTAGAGCCAATGAAGCTTCTTAAGCTTACTTATATTGCGCACGGTTGGTATCTTGGCTTTTACGATAAGCCTTTGATAAAAAATAGTGTACAGGCTTGGAAATATGGCCCTGTAATACCCGAGTTATACCATGTCACTAAGCGTTTTGGCCACGGTAATGTAGATATTGAAATTGTTGATTTATATTCAGAAAACAAACTATCTAACCAAGACAGGACTTTCTTAAAAACTATCTGGAACGCCTATAAAGGATTTACTGGACTACAACTTTCTACTAAAACACATATGGATAATACTCCGTGGAAAGAAGCTTATGACCCGAAAGTGTATCATAAAGTTATTACTAACGAAATAATTAAAGAGCATTACAAAAAACTAATTGATGAGCGAAGATAA